ttttgtcatttttgtcatttttgtcatttttgtcatttttgtcagtattgtcatttttgtcatttttgtcatttttgtcatttttgtcatttttgtcatttttgtcatttttgtcatttttgtcatttttgtcatttttgtcatttttgtcatttttgtcatttttgtcatttttgtcatttttgtcatttttgtcatttttgtcatttttgtcatttttgtcatttttgtcatttttgtcatttttgtcatttttgtcatttttgtcatttttgtcatttttgtcatttttgtgatttttgtcatttttgtcatttttgtcatttttgtcatttttgtcatttttgtcatttttgtcatttttgtcatttttgtcatttttgtcatttttgtcatttttgtcatttttgtcatttttgtcatttttgtcatttttgtcatttttgtcatttttgtcatttttgtcatttttgacatttttgttatatttgttatatttgtcatttttgaaatttttgtaatttttgtcatttttgtccttttgtcatttttttcagttttgaaatttttgtaatttttgtcattcttgtaactttttttactGTTTCATTCTAGGGATGGAATAtactttttttaagattttaagatCGTAATTTCCACCGAAAGTTTCCAAAAAGCCACcagtttttattaaaagtttGTTCGCTGTAAGTCAAAAGATATGTCCTTGTTCAAGTAACGAGGGTTCTCATCAATTTAAGAAGTGTCACTCCTGACCAACATTGTGTTCTAAAACTGCTTTAAAGCGCATTGATTTTTAAACTGCAATTCgtttaaatattcaaatgtaAGTACATTAAATTTATAGGTCATCTAGTTGATTCGTATAGCTCGATCAGAAGTAGATAAGCTTTCCAAATTTTATCTGAGCAATAAAAACAAACCCCCAGGAGGATTAATTGTTTGGAGATTACAAACGAGCCGATGGATGTTAATTTTGATAACAAGCCACGAATAGGTTATTGGCGGTCTTTGAAAGACCTAATCGAAGCGATATGGTGGATTCAGTTTGAGTGAGTCCGCGACCACGTTAAGATGTGTGGTTCCAATCGGAAGAAGCGTGAAGCTAACGCGTAGGTGAACATTTTTTAGTAATGTCGAACATTTCTTTTGACTAACTTTAAATTCTAATTTGAAGGGATGAAGCTGTTGAACCAGATTATGACAAGGGGCAATCCATTTCCGTAATTTGGGCGTTCGTCCTTACGGCTGCTGTCGTGGGGCTTTACTTCCTGGTGTATTTGAACTGGGTTAGTTTACCCACCGGTCTTACGACGACCGATGAGCCGTCTAATCCCGGACGGTTTATAGCTCAGCGAGCGCGGGAAAATCTTGCCAATTTGACCAGCAATGGGCCACGTGTTGGAGGAAGTCCTACCAATGAGATTTTGACCGTTAACTTTTTACGATCGACTATCGAAGACATTATTCGTGAGGCTAATCCAGTTCATCGAATTGAGGTCGAAGTTCAACAGCAGGATGGTCATATGTTCTTCAACTATCTTAACTATCCGATGACATCCACCTACCAGGGTGTTCAAAATGTGCTTGTAAAGCTGACTCCGGCCACTGGTCCGGAACCGGAAAACTATCTCATGTTGGGGTCCCACTTTGACAGTGTCCCACAAAGCCCAGGCGCAGGAGATGACGGAACGATGACTGTTGTTATTCTGGAGATCTTAAGGCAGCTTTCGCTGGACAGCACACCCTATCGGCATGGTATCGTTTTTGTGCTGAACGGGTTCGAAGAAAATGGACTGCAGGGTGCTCACGCCTTCATGGCGTACCATCGCTGGTGGAATCGGGTTCGGGCCTTCATCAACATGGACGTGGCAGCCAACGGAGGCCGGGAGATTATGTTCCAAGCTGGTCCCAAGTTTTCCTTTTTGATGGAGGTTTGTTCTTCGCTTTTTTTTAAGGTGagatcttaattttcttgaacaGTATTACAGAGACCACGTGAAGTACCCCTTCTGCACGGCCATCGCGGAAGAACTTTTCCAGGCTAATCTGGTACCATCGGAAACGGATTTTTACATCTACAGTAGAGTGGGTGGCAAACCGGGAATGGACTTCGCGCACGCTACTTGGGGTTACCTGTACCATACGCAGTACGACGCCCTGGACACCATTCCTGCGGAAACCCTTCAACATACCGGTGACAATGTGCTTGGCTTAGCCCGTGCCCTAGCAAACGCTCCAGAATTGGCCAACATCGACCAGCACGAGGGAACGAAGGCAGTTTTCTACGATTTCCTCAACTGGTTCCTGGTCTACTATCCGGATTGGGTGGcgatcatcatcaacatcgTGGTGGCCGCTCTGGGATTGGGTCTGATGTTCGGTTCGTTTGCCGTCATGGCCAATAAGACAGGCGTCAGCTACGGTCGGATGGTGGTTCAGTTTCTGATCAGTCTCGGAGTACTTATTCTGTCCGTTGGCGTTGGAATTGGATTCTCGATCTTGATGGGCGTAATCCTGAATGCTGCCGGTGGTTCGATGTCATGGTTTACGGAGAGCTGGCTCGTTTTCGGGCTGTACATGTGCCCTTATCTGATTTGTAGCATTCTGGGGCCGTTGCTGTTGATAAGGCTGTATAAAATTGTGAGTATTGACTAATTGGTTTATTAGGTACTAATTCTGGGGGATTAAATCAAATCAAAGTTTTCAGTACCTATTTTAAGATATGCCAAGTACCTCGTACGATTTTCAAAATAGATTACAAAGTAGGGTGATCCACGAAGTTGCGAAAGCACCAAAAGCACCAAAATTGAACCAAGTGACCGACTctccaaaaattatgttgaattcAATTgagcacgagttaagtacttacgcATATCTCTTGACCAATAAgcattattcaaaacgacgacGGTAGGTTCAGCAGGTTCGAAAAACAAACTGCAGAATACCTTCTATACAATCATTTTCCATCGGAAAGCGTGTATACCAACTACTGGTTGCAGTGGGCACTTCCCTGCAAaaaaaggtggtccaaaataatcaaaatgtttCGGACGGAATCAATATTTCAAGATCTGTTTCTTAGTCTGTCTGAAAAACCTCGCCGAGTTTTAGCTCTTTTTGGGTAACGAGCGACCCTCTTCGCTTCTACTTGATTGGCTGCGATTTGCGAACACCTATTTTGCAGGACAGTtgttcggcattcttgcaacatgtcctgcccagcgtatccgtccagccttcactactttctggatactgggtttgccgtagagtcgcgcgagctcgtggttcatccttcgcctccacactccgttctcctgtacgccgccaaagatggttcttaacactcgtcgctcgaatactccgagtgtgcgcaggtcctcctcgagcaatatccatgtctggtgcccgtagagaacaaccgctctaatgagcgtcatgtacaggttacacttcgtgcgaggactAAGTTTTCTCATCCGcggttgcttgtggagtccatagtaggtacgacttccgctgataattctcCGCCGGATCACACGgttggtgtcattgtctgcggtcaccagtgagccgagatagacaaagtcttcgactaccTCCAGCTCGTCGCCCTCGATCGTGACCTtcttattactggacaagcagATTCGGTCGGCGGGCAGTTTACGGTAGATCGTTTTTatcgccgcagatgatctgccgactatatctgTTCGAGGGGTAACAACCAAAAAAATTCCTCGGGTGGACAGATGAGGTCGTTGACTTTGTTGTAGCTACCTTTTGTTATCCGGGTTCGCAGAGTGGTCATCAGCCAACAATAGAGTtcacattttacaattttgttgattgcaCCTCACAAATTTATTAACAACCgttttatgaaacaaaaactacgtaaatcaatttttattcttaCTATAACtaacaatttgaatttaaatttaatatgcTACACGAATTCTAAGTTAGTATAAAACTGGAGTGGCCGTTTGCCTTCTTCGTACAACGACATGCACCGGAGATTCGAATCCAACTGTCGAATACCGCCGAAATCTGCCGAATCGATACTGCTAACGCGAATGGTGAACTCTCCGGAGTTCCATCTGCGATTGTCAGAGAATCTTCGCCGTCATTATCACCCGTCCTTATCGGTGATTATACTGGATGATGATGGATGGTGATGCACTCGCTGAGAATGGGTGACAAAACACTAGACCGATAGGCGAGGGAGATCATGGTCCGGATCAACTGCTCAACAAATCTGTTGTACTTGAACGCTATCACACTCATCCAGCGGTGGATATTGTTTTTATAGTGTGAGAATTCCATGGACCAAATTCAACGCAGCTATGCTAGATGATCTCCTGGACATTGTCGGGGTTTGGTATTTTGATTCGGGTTCATTTGTGGTACGATCGTTGAGTTGGATGGGTttcatccatcgtcgccttgatcagttcAGTCAGCTTTCTCCTGGAAAAgcttctcgtccatgattttccataccTCGTCACAGTCGATCGTTTCGTAAGCGAATTTGAAGCCGATGAAttgatggtgcgtagggactttgGAGCATTTGCCGttatgtgaagatctggtccgttgtagaccgtccctccatgaagccggcctgatgacttcctaCGAATCTGTTAGGTTTGGCGTTAGGCGGTGGAGTAGGATTCGgaacagcactttgtaggcggcatttaggacagtgatcgctcggtagttctcacagtccagtttgtagatggggcatattacctcCTCCTTCAACTCCTCCGGTAGATGTTTTGTGTCCCAGATCAGAATCATCAACTAGTGTAGGCAATAGGCCAACTTTTCcaggcccattttgatgagttcagctgcgatgccatccttcctaGCCGACTTGTTGCTCTTCAGCTGGCGAAAGACTTCATTAACTTCCTCTACGTTGTTGGCTACgtcggcgatgtaccttcccccaccaccgtcttgatctcctgtatgtgcgccgttcaggtgttcatccaagtgctgcttccaccttttgatcatcTCTCAATTGatcgtcaggatgcccccgtccttatcccggcacatttcggcttgcggcccGAAGTTTTTGAGCTCCTCGAGCtcaattcggactcgctgcctcttccgctgtcggtgattttccacatttcgaagggtacctctttgcactactgccgcctgCGTGGCGCTCTCTttgtccatcaccctcctacactctgCGTCGAACCaatcgttccgtcgagttcgttccGAATGCCCGATGACGTTGTCCGCAAAGCTTTTGATGACTGTCTTGATAGTATGCCAACAGGCCTCGAGAgaggcttcgtcaagctcgccctctgccggccgggctgcttcgagcgattgcgaGTACATATTCTGATTCGACCTCAGGTTGCTACAGTCGTGCGATATCATGGTCTATCACCagatcaccagataatggtctgaaTCGATGTtagcgcctcgacaggatctgacgtcgatgatgtccgagaattGCTattagtctgaggccgttttcgttggtcagctggtgcccactaaaccttccaattgtcggtttgaagtCCTCTTCCTGGCCGACCTGggcgttaaaatccccgatgacgatcttgaaaACAGGTTTTCGGTAGCGGTAGTATTCAAGCTCCAGCTACGCAAAGAATTCGTcattgtcgtcaccggtacttccgaggtaaaggctgtgcacgttgatgatgctgatgttgaagagccttgattctcaaccggcacattcgttaCTCGAGTGGCCAttacccgatcacgcgcttcttccatatcactataaaagctgttacaagctcgtgtgtgttgccgcagctctggtagatggcacggccatctgggtacgttcgtaccgtggagcccttccagcatacctcctgcagcgctacgatgtcgaatttgcatctcttcaattcgttggtgAGCACGTGAGAGCTGCCCACGAAATTGAGAGATCGatagttccatgttccaagtttccaatcgctagttccttttcgtcgcgtgggtcttcgCCGATTCCCATCAGAAAGTCCTTTTTCATTGTTCGTTGCTAGATGTTTTTGTGTGGTTACGGGTTTGCAAGGCCCGGCAgttaaccccactatctcgcaggaggaccgtcgttatgttgctgttttgggtcccgaataCCAgtaggacgttgttgcactctgCACGCCCCCCCTGACATGTAGAACAGACGCATACGGAGCCCCCtctctcagtctgcatgcgacaaaagcatccaccggagttgggtacccgatctccgctaaggttgctagCACCCCAAATAGCagcacggggaggtagagaatcggagttgtaagACAAAAGGTGTGTTTGGGTTTTTCTGTAGTCTGTCCTCGACAGGACTCAACTGCAAaggcatttttatttaaaattgaggtataacaaaaacaaattcggtTACTTACAAAAAGTTCCCTTTCTTAACTCGTCTGTACTCGAGTGCTACGTTCCGGCGTTCCGGATACAGATTGCCTAGCGTCTGATAAGATGTTTAGATTAACAAATATTCCaattctatataaaaaaaacttacatggAAACGGGGCAACTTGAGCTGAATCACAGTGTAATTGGCCCTAGAAACCGGAATGTTCAACGAGAACGCTCTTCGTCAACCTCGAGCGACAAATCGCTAGATTTTGGAAAACCTTTCAATTAGTATTGAAGGCGATTATATAAAAGGCTTAAACTTACTTGGAGATATCAGAAACCTAATATTATCCACTACAAATTCGCGAAAAGCTAAAGCACTTGGAACTTAGTAAACGTTTGCAAAACACGTTGCGACGAGATCCAGAAATACAATAAAATCCGTTATTTTTCATCTGACGTTTACCGCTTTTTTCTACACGCTCAAACTGGAAACCCAATCTGTGGGCTATAATCCCACGCAACACCCCCGCCCGTAACACCTAACGCTAGTAGGTTTTACCTGTCACATCTAGATCTAACAGTGCTACCTTGGCAACTCCTCGCTGTAATATACCTGAGCTAGTTTCTACGTCTACTCTCCTAACTTGCCCATCAGATCCTGGATAAGTTCGGCTTACACGCCCTCGTAACCATCCGTTCCTCACGGTCTCGTCCACGATTACAACAAGGTCTCCTTCCTGCAATGGTCGAACATCATGGTACTATTTGGTCCGCCTTGCTATTGTTGGTAGATAGCCCTCGATCCAGCGTttccaaaattgatttaaaatttcttccatCGTT
This sequence is a window from Uranotaenia lowii strain MFRU-FL chromosome 3, ASM2978415v1, whole genome shotgun sequence. Protein-coding genes within it:
- the LOC129750542 gene encoding endoplasmic reticulum metallopeptidase 1-like, whose translation is MCGSNRKKREANADEAVEPDYDKGQSISVIWAFVLTAAVVGLYFLVYLNWVSLPTGLTTTDEPSNPGRFIAQRARENLANLTSNGPRVGGSPTNEILTVNFLRSTIEDIIREANPVHRIEVEVQQQDGHMFFNYLNYPMTSTYQGVQNVLVKLTPATGPEPENYLMLGSHFDSVPQSPGAGDDGTMTVVILEILRQLSLDSTPYRHGIVFVLNGFEENGLQGAHAFMAYHRWWNRVRAFINMDVAANGGREIMFQAGPKFSFLMEYYRDHVKYPFCTAIAEELFQANLVPSETDFYIYSRVGGKPGMDFAHATWGYLYHTQYDALDTIPAETLQHTGDNVLGLARALANAPELANIDQHEGTKAVFYDFLNWFLVYYPDWVAIIINIVVAALGLGLMFGSFAVMANKTGVSYGRMVVQFLISLGVLILSVGVGIGFSILMGVILNAAGGSMSWFTESWLVFGLYMCPYLICSILGPLLLIRLYKIDDIGLQPRVMLFLFAQQFIFIVLLITLTAMSIRSAYIFTIVVIFFNASTIVNMIFRFRNFYWIYSHLIGQIIPVAYFSSFSLTVFSTFIPMQNRGSAESNPEFLIALFAIVVALMLTSFLTPLVAMMRQPFVYFSVVVAFWIVSIIVSVTPIGFPYRAETSPQRYYVFHIERNFYEYGGELRKQDSHIYIHPQDVHSPGYIMDVVPEMSRATLLGDECERELYCGIPYYQSSFHSRRRVAWWLPAGRPHFPAPVRFEAKEIEEQSPTRTRFTFSVEGPSHQGFYVSPIRPNRLVEWSFSDQIPRSGYPWRGQDVHFINYVQGIDHTPYEFWVTIEHPENRPIDEPSFHLNIVAQYNHHEQYRTAEFQQFIDNFPDFAHAVAYPSYLESHLF